The genomic window AAAAATTCCACCAAAAGTTCTGTTTTTCCTGATGGATGGTTCTTTGAACTTTTTTGATGAGCTTTTAGAACTGAATCAACTTTTCCACATTATCTAAGCATTTACAGTgggaattttgttttatttaactgtGGCACGAAAGAACCATCCATCCAAAAAGACcatttagaaagaaaaggttGTTTTATGGtactgatgtaaaaaaaaaaaaaaaaaaaaaattttaaatagtgGCGGTTTGGGAATTTAGGAGGTTTAGGAACTCTTACATTTTAAgcattcttttcacatattcacAAATCTGAAAAATGGTTTTTAGACTTTCATGTGAAATGtgtgattttaatttaaatgtcacattgttgttgtggttatttttttttcttttttcatgtttcatttttttaatcatttcatgTCAAAGTCTGAAGGCCACGGTTTTAGCGTTTTGTTTTTAgataaaagattttaaaagatttttagaCTTTCTTGTACaacgtgtgatttttttttttttacaagtattTCCACGTTATTTCTTTCACATCTTTCAAAAATGTGTGAAAGCATCTGAAACACGAAACAGATGAAAATAGTTTACATATCACATAATTTCATGTCAAATTCTGAAGcccgtgtgtgtttttcttttatcttttttggggtagctttttttttttttttttttttttgtttgttttttagactTTTGTGTGAATTAGGTGATTTTTTGTGAtgtgttgtaatttcacatacTTCATGTTATTTCCCCCATAACTTCACATGAACATGTGGACAGGTGAAATAATAACCTGAAATAAAtgacatcatacatcatcatacattaTTTCAAGTCTGAAGGCTGCATGTGTTTTAGGTGCTGTTTTTGTaagattttcagattttcatgtaaacttcatgtaaaaaatttttttttaatgtgcatgtATTTTCACATCGGGTTTCTGGGTCCCCTGGCCAATTTGTACCCCGCACCCCAAGCCCCTACCCCccaattattttttcttattgccacatgtaaaaacaatcattatcaATAAGCAGAACAATTATGGCATAttcaataagagactataaagaactttatatttctttaaagaaattattcatttatagctatatacaaataactatatatacaagacaagtaattaacaccactgtactctctctttctctctctttctctcactctctctttctctcatacaCAGGCACTATAGAAACTCTGTCTGGATGTCTTTATAAGCTGTTAacttgtaatttcttattccACAAGTACcaagaacaatgaactttaccattattattattattattattattattattattgttcattGAGTGAATAAGAAgtttcacacacatttctttccagaaagaaatgtggaGCTGGGCTAAAACAGTGACAGGAtcattgaatcagtgagttgaaCTTGAGAATCAAATCGGTTCTATTCGGGAGTGAATCATTCAGACTGGTTTATATCAGCGGGATTCTCCAATTCATTGACATGAACCGACTCAAACAAACGATTCACTCACGAATCGTTTTTCTATTTGTTGTGAATTATGACAGCTTCATACGGGCTAGCTTCCGAATCATCCCGATTTTGTCTTGCCATCAACCTGATGCATGTAAAGACACACAACTATTTCTGAATAATCTGCGTACGTcttaaggacacacacacacacacacgcacttggCCCAGTCTGATGGCGTTCATTATATCCTGCTTCTTAATAGATTATTGTGCAAAGAAGCCATTTAAATGCCGAAATCATACAGGAAAGTATGACCCCAGAATTCCCTTAGGATCGTCCTATCCACCCCCCAAACCCCTCCCCCCCCTTACTGCGCCCCTGATCACACTCAATACACGTCAGTCCATAAATAAGACCATAATGTGTGGGTATTTATTATGCAACTGTATATTTAGTGTAAGACTAACATCGTTGCTGAATTTGTTACAATGTTGCACAGGCTTGAAGCAGCTAGACAAGTCCAGTTGGACCAAAAATGTTCACGTGTTAATTCAGTTCTGTAGTGTTCATTCAAGTCTCTAGAATTTGTCAGAAGcgcatcctcctcctcctcctccttctcatctccagtgtgtgtgtgtgtgtgtgtgtgtgtgtgtgtgtgtgtccgagaGTCACATGAGTGTGTGATGTCCAATGAAGGCGTCTCCGCCCGGCGCATAAAGCAgacgcgctcacacacacacactcaacatggGCGAGCGGGGACGGTGCAGCAGCTGAACACCAGCtcacacagcttcacacactccatctccatctccgtgtgtgtatgtgtgtatgtgtgcatgtgtgtgtgtgtgtgtgcgtgcgtgtgtgtgtgtatgtgtgtgtttatctggaCTCGTCCGGAGCTGCTGAGGAGCGTCGCCGtctttttccacacacacacaacacacactgagtCAAATGCTGGAGGCGCAAAGTAAAGGTAAGAACATCACCAAATCAGACCAAATCCAATCAGATCCAACCGCGAAAAGAATCCGATTAAATCCaatgaaaaaatttaaataataataataataataatcgcaTCACACTGagtttaacattattattagcCTAATTATTAATTACTTATAATATCTTCGTTATATATTTTCTTctagagaaacaaaaacaatttcggattaattaaacactgaagttgatgttcaatgatgtgAAATTATTTCCCGACAGTGACTTTATTTTCTCACATGCTATTTCACATAGAATTATATAAACACGTGAtctacacatatatataaataacacgAGATGATAATAAATATACTGGCTTAAGAAAACACGTGTGAAAACCCGAACACCAAAACCTCCTTTCcactttccttctttctctaataattattcagaagttttctgtttttttttttgtttgtttgtttgtttgtttgttttttaaactttttaacacgACGCCATTTTGTAGATTTCATCTTAAATCTTTTAAGTGGATACCGAATTTAACCTGTGTAACAAGATGCATTTGTGTATTTATGAATATTACACATTGAGTCggataaaatgtttttataacctCTATACGAGCTCTATCTTGACCAAATATCGAAAATAATTCGATTTATTATATTATGCTGATAGGACATGTTTTGCGACGTATAATGTACATATTACAGACAACTATTATGCTCATGTagctattaatatttattagctAAAAGATTAAGAGATGTAAGCTTAGCCtacaagtttaaaataaaaactttcaaTTATGTtactttaattttaattgtcTAGCAAAACATctggcccttttttttttttgttctgttcaaATTAACATTGtgggtgtttattattattattattattattattattattattattattattaacattgtaTTCGCATGTATACGTAAACTGATTTGATATATTGTTGCCTTTAATTACATTAGCCTAGCcaattaataaagttaaaaatggaCAGTTGATTAAACTAAAcgtatttccatttatttatttatttatttatttatttatttatttagctaatgttagttgaGGAGTTTAGTCTGTTTCCTGGTGTTaccaattaaataataaagtaaaccGATACTTTAGATATTATCGGTTAAAGATACCGATAATAAAgtaaatcattaaaaccattaaaagaaAATAGCCGTGCTTTATATGATTCTATTGCTATTAAAATATTCgatctaacaaaaaaaaaagaaagaaagaatttacACTCCCTTATCAGAAGGCTCAGAAAAATGTTTAAGACAAATTACTATTAAAATAACTTCTATAAATGCTTAAATGACATTTCATTAGAATTTTTATTCAGGCATTTCTTTATTTGCGGCTTTTTACAAAGTGAGATATATTTTGGTTTgatatattattttatgaatatgtatgtataatactTGATAACTATTTGATCATATGTTGGAATGTTAGTAGAATAAAGCGTAAATAATTgagatatttcattttattcccCAAAGTGGCTCTGTTTAACAGCGACATTAATGACTTAATTGACGTCAATTCTTTTTATTCCGAAATGACCCTGATCAAATAATGAAGAAAACCTCTTttgagtgtctctctctctctctctctctctctctctctctctctctctctctgttgcaaATTCACTGACGTCAAATATCTTAGACGCCCACATATGTACCttataatatacatattatacatatatatgtattttaatatctAAATTGGACTTGGGGTGTATTTTTATGCTTCACTGTTAACATAGGAATAATACAGACGAAATAACAGAAATGACTAAACTCCACATCAGACCTGTGTAATAATAGATTGCAATGCATGGTTGCGATATGCTAAGCTACCACCATTTTTCAAAATCTCTGACGTCAAATATTCCACTGACGCGTTCTGTGTAGGCTAcctttatatttttgtaaatatttaagtaTATGGGTATTAAAACTTTTGTTAGAATGTTAATTaaacttcttttttaaaaaaaaataataataataaaacctaaTCTTGATCAAATATAGATCATACAGTAAATGTATAATCAAAGTGTTGACTGAAAGTCTGTTCggtgtaaacatttaaacacagtgaTGTATCGAGTTTCCGATAATATCACTCCGGTTCTATATCTTCAAATGTACccattaaatgtattattcgGGATTACATTTGGGCatgttaggtgtgtgtgtgtgtgtgtgtgtgtgtgtgtgtggtgggggttaaGTGGACGTGCTTGCAAACATTCCCAACACCTGAGCTTTCTATTAAAAGGGTGCACGAGCACCTCGTTAGCTGCTCTTGAGCAGAcgtgaaagggtgtgtgtgtgtgtgtgtgtgtgtgtgtgtgtgtgtgtggctcagaGCTCCGCACACACTGCACATTTTGGTCTGCAACCTCGAGGTTTATCCTAAATacgattttatatatatatatatatatatatatatatatatatatatatatatatatatatatatatatatatatatatatatttacaacttTAGTTTAAAACGTGACGTGGAACTGATTTTCTTTCAGCAGgagtgttttatattgtttatatagtgtttttattcctctagATTCCTCTTTGTGTCAGACCCGCGTTtgttatgttttttctttttctttttaacaaatggggttcattttggtttaaaataatgttaaaaatatatatagtcacCCACTGATCAGCGTTTATAATGAACTCTGACCCCACCCCTTCCCATctcccaccccccaccccccagaaAAATTACAGTGTGAAGTCTTTTAGAGCTTTTATAGATACAAACACAGTGAACGCAAGATCAgtggttctttctttctttctttctttctttatttatttattcattcattttaaaaatctgcccgaaatttacactgttaaatattttatctgGCAAAGACTATTAGGAATATTTAACCACGTAGTCATGAATGTATTCTGACGTATAGTATTTTATACACTAACCTATATAAATTTTAATAATcatgttaaaaaattttttttgacgATCCTATAACCAGTTGactagtaaataaataaatgaataaataaataaataaacaaacaaacaaccagggTGTTTGGTGGGTTTGAGGATCAGGGACATAgctacatatattattattattattattattattattattattattattattttacattagaTCATTCTAGTCAGTGATCAAGCTTTTCCCCCAATTGTCCATAAATTGCTAAGAGAGGAAAGATAAAACAGATGTTATTTTGGCAGGAATCAGACAATGTCTCCAGAAAACTATATGCCTGAGGATCATTAGGAGATCTTCTTGTAGTGTTTCAAAGGTTGCCAGTTCCAAATTTCCAAACGTAATGTTCAGTGACATTTAAGATCTTTATAAGGATATCCAGTCAAATATGAGGTTATAAACATATCTCAAGTGATGacgcaaaatgacctgagtctctcgctctctctctctctctctctctctctctctctctctctctctctctctctctccttgtctgaCTGAGATGATGCCTCAACTGTACACCTTTTGTAGGCCTACCTTTAATATATCTTTTATATCTCCATACTGCATCAGCATTAAAGCTGTTCCTGAGCGTGTTGTTGACCTGTACAGTGTCCGCAGGGTCAGTGATGGAGTTCACCACCGAAGAGGATTTAGAGGAGCTGTGTCCTGTGTGCGGGGACAAAGTGTCCGGTTACCACTACGGCCTGCTCACGTGCGAGAGCTGCAAGGTGCGCCATCTGTTCACCTGTCCATCATTGTCGATTTTTCTGcattattaagaaaataaaaaaaaaatatatatatatatatatataaataaaatcctcaAAATGGCGGTGTTGTTTATTCCTAGGCTGGGTGCATGGGGATTAATGATGTCTGTATCGTTTCTAGCTTTAGTCACAACCTCACAACGTGCTTGTTTTAAATCTAACGAAGTCGACTGAGAATGCAATTTTTGCGCATTTGAATTGTTCGCCGAGTTTTGTGCATTCAGGCTAATATTTCAAATCTAACACCATGCAATTTTCCACAGGGCTTTTTTAAGCGCACTGTGCAGAACAATAAGAGATACACCTGTAACCAGAACCAGGACTGCGGCATCGACAAGACGCAGCGCAAGAGATGTCCTTTCTGTCGCTTCCAGAAGTGCCTCAGTGTCGGCATGAGGTTAGAAGGTAAACAgagcctttttttattaaatagctTTTATAGCTATGATTAAAATAACGCACCGATAAAAATACCGACAAATAGATTCTTACGCAAGTTTTCCGAAGAAAGCCGCAAAATGTTTGgctaagtgaaaatgtttctaAATAGATTACTAGTGCGACAATTTTATTTCATagcttacatttttatttattgtacctCTATATTGTTTAAGCATGGtattttacagatttatttatttatttatttatttatttatttatttattacagatgtTTACTCTTAATCAAATCAGTCACGATTATTGTAAGCTCTCGTGCGAGAAACATTTGGATGAAAACGTTGTTGGATCAGCTTTGAACTCGGTTTTGAAATAGCTAGAAATTAGCCTCTAATTATTGATCAGGATTTATCACCAATAGATGAGGGATGTAGGCTACGGTAGATTTAGAAAACTCCTGTTACAAAATGTGAGAAAGCGCCGTTTCTCACATTTCTAGGAAAATTAGCTATATGTCGACATTCCCGACAttccctttttgttttgttcagtaTTGTGCTTTTTTAGTGGATgcgggttttatttatttatttttttcaactttCCTTTAATTTTATATTAGGCTACATTTCTGCAAACCCACAAGCCATAGGTTGTAGCCTAcagatgaaaataaatctcGTTGTGCTCAAATGTAAACAGCTATCCGGTCTCAATCAAAATGTTGGCAAACgttaattatataattagtgACGTCATAGTACGGCCCGCTGtcataacaccccccccccccttatgtATATATAGCCCCTATATAATAtatgaaagaatgaatatgTTTACAGTAAAGcattatgtttaataaaataagctCATtaatctaaagaaaaaaaatctcagtgtCCATTAGAAAATAGATCatccagagagaaaaaaaaaaggggggggggttatactttttctaaaaaaaaaccaaaacaaaacacctaaACGAtagaaatgaatttaaaaaaggaaatagtctttaaatgatttaaacaaATCCAGgcaaccatttatttatttatttatttatttatttatttatttttaaaatgtacacatatttttgaatattattttattttagatcatTGCTCACTCTAAATAAAAAAGGGTACTAGACTGTACCTTTCCCAGTAAGGGTGATACCGATATCTTTTACACCTTTAAAATATATCTTTACCTAGCCTAGTGTACCTTTACAAAATATTTAAGGTACACAACTGGACTGtaattagcttttagagtaCAGCTTTAAAGCTACACAACGTGCAcctttctagaaaaaaaatacacactaaaggtacgAGACGTGTGTATACCCCAGTGACAAGAAAAAGTGGCACAGTTTAGTACCATTTTCTTCTGAAAGAGCATGGCTCCCTACTTTCTAAACCTCATACCATCCTAACCAGTGTGTCAAAAGACCCTAGAACAATCTCCACGGTAACTATGGTAACCTAGggtacttttattttaatagtgcTATTTAGTATCAGTTGAGGATGTAGCCATGGCAACATTGTCTCATACTTGCACGTTTGTATCAATTCACACAATTTAATTTGTATGCAAAAGTATGAAGGCGAAGTTAGGGTTTGGGGCGGGGTTAGGGGCGGGGTTAGTGCTCATATCTTTTCTTATAAGTCTAGCCATAATACATGGAATGGAAACCAACCCTTAGTTCTTGGAAATTGTATAGATTTCCTGTGAGATCAGGGCATAGATCATACATATTATTTGGTACTTTGCTTGATCATAGATCTCTTTTGAAAAGAGATCTCACTTTTGATCTTTAGATCACTTTATTTCAGTAAACTGGGTGTAATTGTCATTTGCAAGAGAACACATCAGGGATCATttgatgttttttggttttttttttttgcttgaataCATTTGGATGTAGTTGTTTacatgtctttgtatgttgacTTATCCTGTGCCCCATGCACATTCACTCTCAAACCTAAAATCATATTGCGAATTTACTCAATCGTACACATACGACGTTGCCTTCCAGTGTACGTCAAGCGGATTTTTGTACTTGTTGGATTCTCATCGTTTCACTTTTAACAGGCTAATAACAGACCAAGATATTTCTCGACTGAAGGGTTTGTGTATGTCTTTCGTTTCCCATTTCCAGTAGCGGTTATGATGCTTGGTGAGCTGTGCAGCTTGACACAGCCtttactggtgtgtgtgtgtgtgtctgtgtgtgctccATTCCCATGCAGGCCGCCGTGCAGAAAAGCACCTGCTTCCGCGAGTCTGTGTGACACATTCCTGAACCGCTGATAAGCCTTGCACAGTCATACACAGGATTTCTTTTGGGGGTGTTTACGAAAACTGGGGTGGAAAATGTCCATATGAAGAGAAATGCTTGCCtgctgttttgttattttattcttttttttttttttaaaggcatttcCTGTCTACTCTTTGATTGTTCGCCACACTTTGGAAATATTCGTGCTCCTGATTATCCTTATTAATCTAGGGCATTTCCCTGTCAAAATCCAGTCCTTAGTAGATAAACAGATATTAATTcgtctctctttatctctatctctctatcttctTCCCTGTCTTCTTTTTCAGCGGTTCGCGCTGACCGTATGCGAGGAGGGAGGAACAAGTTTGGCCCCATGTACAAACGAGACCGCGCTCTGAAGCAGCAGAAGAGAGCCCTGATCCGAGCAAGCGCCTTCAAATTGGAGCCCAACCCACCACTAGTGCCCTCCAACCAGGCAGAGTATCCGTTCCCAGGCTCAATGCCTGGCCTGCTGCCCCCCCTCGGCCCTCCAGACTATGATTGCCTACCTACGTGCCCCCCCTCTTTAGGGGTGGCCCTGCACAGCTATGGCTCCTTCCCAGCCCAGTATCAGTACACCACCCCGACTGTGCCCGGTAGATCCATCAAAGCAGAGCATCCGGACCCGTATTCCGGTTCTCCTGACTCATCTCTTGGGTATCCGTATGCCGAGGGCTGCATTCCCGCCTCACCACAGACCAGCCCCCTGAACCCAGCCGTGCCCTCGCTGGTTCTGGAGCTGCTTAGCTGTGAGCCTGATGAGGAGCAGGTACGGTCCAAAATCCTTGTGATCCCAAATCGCAAAAGTGGCTGGTTAAATCTCGTAACAGGGTTCTTTAGTGTTTTAAACAAATCTTCAAGACCAGCATGGCCTCTAATATATTATCTGAAAGCAGAAACACACTGATCCCTCCAAATTTCCAATATTCAATATAGTACCAATATCAGAACTTTAAGTATCGATACCCGATACCGATCCAACATGGTATGCTCTGAAATAAGTAAACAAGCCAGATTTTTGAAGGAGTCTACTGGCAGATTATGAGAAACATCAGCGGTACAATGACAAAGTGGTTTAAGAGCTCTGTCTGCATAAGTCGATGGATCAGATCAGAAAATAAATCAGATCCAATCTTGACAATGACCTACGATACCAATACTCACTAACAGTTTGGTACTTGGGATTTTATTGGTACTCACAGGAACCAATGGTTATGTTAATGGGTGTCGGTGAAgaagtcatcttttttttttattgttcataCTTCTACAACTCTACAAACATTTCATGACAGAAATGTTGCTGTTCCTTCAATCTGAGATTCTCACCGCAGCTTCCTGTGTCATATTTCAGCCGTTCATCTTCCTTTCTGATCTCTCAGGTGAGAGCAAAGATCTGTGCCTACCTGCAGCAGGAGCAGAGTGGGCGTGGCAAGCTGGACAAACCCCGACCCTCCAACTTGCTCTGCGTGATGGCGGACCAGACCCTGTTCTCCATCGTGGAATGGGCGAGAAGCTGCATCTTCTTCAAGGAGCTAAAGGTATGCTGCTAAGACGAGGGCATTTTAAAATTGCTTGATCGATTAGCGTGATTTTAAAAGTATGAGCGCGTGTCAGTAAGGAACAATACACAACGAGGCTTGCTGTTACAGGGAAATAATCAGTGACTGTGAGGtgcgatgaagcggagttactatAACCACCCTGAAGTTTTAGTTAATTTCCTAAAGCAGccagtcccaaagtgttttattcctcttaaagcacaacaatttgccaatgatggCATTTTTTTTGAATGATTAGCACcactttttatccttttatagttatgtgtaatgttgtggaatgtcagcAAAGTAAGTCATTTCCTGTAATCACTTAcgttagagcagctataaataataatatgacaCTGGAGACGCCTTCCGTGAATGCTgaattacagaaaacatcaccaatTCCACACGTTTTTAACGCTATTGTCTGAATAATTTTGATGTCCTGCCTTAACAAGGGCGCTTAGATGTTTAGAGTTTTAAAAAACGCTGAGTGGCGGCGTTACATAATGTTCAGTGTTGTGACTTTGCCTTTGTCTTGACTGAATCCATTTGTTATGGGGAAAGGCTGATATTATGTCGCCAGCTCCTGGACCGCACCGCTGATAACATTTCAGAACACTGAGACAAGTAGATATGAAGGTGGTGCTGCTTGGGCCACCACGGACGTGCGGTTAAACCCGATAACTGCAGATTACAGGATGCCAGCACAAACTGCGCCGGAGGTTTACGCTGACATATAACATCTTCGTAGTGTCCCCGATCAATAACATCACCCCGGATGACCTTGACGATGTTCATAAACTCGAGCACCTTTTGTAGAGTGGAACGGCAGATCCGATATGAAGTCATAGCCAGTTTAGTATGGAAAGTTTCACAAAAAGGTTTCACACTCAAACGGTACAGAAAAGATACAAACGGTTTAGGTTTGGGATAGGGGGTGGGGTTAGGGGTGGGGCTAACATCGTAGATGTTCGTTTGTACATTTCTAATAAGCTCAGGTTGGTGGTTTCATCATAAAACGGTAATGTAACCTTAACGACAGTCGTGTAGAAAATTTCCCAGGCACCCAGGCAAAATAATCGATATTCTGATATATATACGTTTACAAATCTTCCAACATTGCATGGTCACACGTGTCGGTCCTCATATTGTGCAAGACGCTTCTTCGGCTTTAGTACGGATACTTGGTTGCAGCTCGGAACGTGGGAGTGTGCTCGTGAAGCACAATAGATTTGTTGTTGCTCAGATAGGGAAAATTATACATTGTTAAGAATACGCTGATGCCAGGTGATCCACCTCTTCTCAGACATTttggatcccccccccccccccctcttaaATGTTGTTGTCACATATTGTTAAAGAAATGGAGTCAGCTAACAGATAAGCTTGTATGATATAAGACAAAACAGATTTCACACTGTTTGTTATGTCCAGAatgataaaagaaataataataaataataattatttttttaaaaacaccactAGCAACATTTAAATCGATATCACGGATGCAGCCACGATGGTAGCTGTGTGTTTGCATGATGTAGCAGGTGAATGTGTTTGACCAGGGTTGGCTcctgtacacatacacagacacagacacagacacacacgcacacggctCTTTCTCTCCTGTTTAATTACATTCCACACTGCAGATAGCTCAGGAATTCAGCTCTCCCGCTCCTCCAGATCTCGACACGCATTGTTCCAAACCGCTGAAAGCTTTCCTGAGGCACCTACAAAAAGAGGCAGTGATgattgaatgttggtgtgtttatgtgtgttcaGAGAGGAATCAAaagcgagagtgtgtgttccTCTAAGGGAGGTGTTGCTGAATGTCAGTACCGCAGTGGTGGTAAGACAGGgaaattcatttgaaaaaattttttaaaaaatcactaaGAATTCACTAAGCCTCCAGTTTAGCTAGGTTTTACTAAGTTGTGTACAGTAACGTTTACATGACGTTACGTTAGTTTTTAGCTTGggcatttttaaaatggtttctAAGTCTGCGGTGtagaagacggatggatggatcatttcTGGACCATGCAATGGATATCAATAGTTTCTTTATATCAGGCTTCTATTAAGTTCTTTTCAGCCTggaaattagaaaataatacgAATCATATCTATCAATAGAAGTggcaacaacaataatacttTAATTGTGTtatgattttctctttttaatggCTACATCTCACTCAATTCTTGAGGTATTCATTCAATAGTTGACATTTTCTGACAGCTCGTGAGCTGTGACACCATCTTGACATCTCTCACTGTGGCAGTTAGCGGTGGATGCTAAGTGTAAATACAAAGTGATTTCAGAAGCACTTTACCAAAAACATCTGATTTACCAgaacatctgaggtaaatgttgacattCTCGATGGATTTGTCTTGTTTCCGTGTCACTACACCTTTACCTTGTCTGTTAAAAAGACTCGAACGCTAGCTAAATCGGTCATCCCATTCAATAGCTAGCTTATGCTCGTTGTCTGTATTTCCCAGTTGCATAGCAACAGAGTTCTCATGGTATTTACCCACTTGAACAGCGAGCGCATCGTGTGTCAGGATTTGAAAGCACTGTATGTACACTGCCCCATATGGCCACATATTCTTAATGACCCTTAGAACCATCTCTAGTAATAGCAATCTGTCAAACTCTCGTGTTTAGCGCTCATTCTCTCTGAAGAGTAATATAATATGGGGTTAAATGTATTGGTACACATTTAAGCCATTTCATT from Ictalurus furcatus strain D&B chromosome 5, Billie_1.0, whole genome shotgun sequence includes these protein-coding regions:
- the nr5a1a gene encoding steroidogenic factor 1a; translated protein: MLEAQSKGSVMEFTTEEDLEELCPVCGDKVSGYHYGLLTCESCKGFFKRTVQNNKRYTCNQNQDCGIDKTQRKRCPFCRFQKCLSVGMRLEAVRADRMRGGRNKFGPMYKRDRALKQQKRALIRASAFKLEPNPPLVPSNQAEYPFPGSMPGLLPPLGPPDYDCLPTCPPSLGVALHSYGSFPAQYQYTTPTVPGRSIKAEHPDPYSGSPDSSLGYPYAEGCIPASPQTSPLNPAVPSLVLELLSCEPDEEQVRAKICAYLQQEQSGRGKLDKPRPSNLLCVMADQTLFSIVEWARSCIFFKELKVGDQMQLLHNCWSELLLLDHVFRQVHHGRDHTLLLITGQEVELAGIVSDSGLTLSSLVQRGQELARRLQLLQVDRREMACLKFLILFNPNVKLLENQALVESVQEQVNSALLEYTLTSYPQHVDRFSQLVLRLPEVRALSAQAEEYLSSKHLSGDVPCNNLLIEMLHAKRATTI